From Chrysemys picta bellii isolate R12L10 chromosome 1, ASM1138683v2, whole genome shotgun sequence:
ctatctccagcacccagacacccagttcccaatgggatccaaaccccaaataaatccattttactctgtataaagcttatacagggtaaactcacaaattgtccgccctctataacactgatagagagatatgcacagctgtttgctccctcaggtattaatcacttactctgggtttactaataaacaaaagtgattttattaagtataagaagtaggatttaagtggttccaagtaataacagacagaacaaagtgaattaccaagcacaataaaacaaaacacgcaagtctaagcctaatacattaagaaactgattacaagtaaatctcaccctcagagatgtgtggtaagaggaggccctgagatataaaccttggtatcagaggcccggtatgaggcctaaggcctgaaccaaagtaatggtcaagacttcgctaacataaagcaaagtgaagctgtgagccagaggcaggccctgctcacagaagctggcaaggaaagggctgatgttgcataaatatatattcacttagcatagttacagtataaacatggtaccaagatacactacaccggaacattccacagataacagggaacaggccgacccatcccaatgacaggggcaaaagggtaaaatgatggatagagttgttttgatccaaccaacatgtacaaggtgagaggcggcaccttactacgtagaggggtcgtaccttgctacgtagaggggttgcacctcaatacgtcaggagtgatgtgtaacttgtttgtacctgtgtataagaatgtatccctggggtggtgtctttgtccggctgagggggcagtggaaagtcccgccactgagctgagtccattgccgagcggcactttctagcagtatgcccggtagactaagtaatctacggggaactgaaattgtgtcagggtcgcaataaacctggccgaggtgcctttgtaccttactagactctgtggttattgggggttctcgtcgggtttgctgtgtcagctatctgcagagctggggcagcacacagagggaacacacgcacgcagccgagtgatatcaacaggagaaagcagaagcaccacaccggtagcctctcacaacaagatgttccaataagcttctttcacagactagactccttcctaggctgggcccaatcctttccccggtacagtctttgttagttccagcaggcatcttaagTGAAAAGCAGGGGCTCTCTCATGACTGGAAGcgccctttgttctgttccacccccttttatatctttggcacaaggtgggaatcctttgtctttctctgggttcccacccctccttctaaatgaaaaagcaccaggtttaagatggatcatgtgacatgttcacatgtcctgtgaggcTTCATTACCCACAGGCTGGCACCCAGGTATACAgggaggtttgcaagtaaacagagccatttacagccaACTGTCCTAGTGAataggagccatcaagattccaagccaccattaatggcccacaatttgcataattacaataggacctcagagttatatttcacattcctagtttcagatacaagaatgatacattcattcatttaggatgaacacactcagtagattataagctttgtaatgatacctgacaagagaccttttgcataaagcatattccagttacaccATATTCactcttataaacatatttttataaagcatatggagtgcaacatctgGGCTGAGTTTGGGCTGGGGGAggtccgggctggggctgggtttggggcGCTCTTTCCCTGTTCCCTAGGAAGTCTTCTGCAAACCAGGCTGTAGGAAATCCCGGACCCCAAAGAAGAGACACCCGAAAGAAGAGGCTGCTTTTGGAAGCCCAGGCCTCATGGGTGGGAGGATCTTCGCGGGGAGGTGCCTCACATACTCCCCCAGAGGACACCGCTAGACGGATTTCAGCTTTGCTTTGGGCTGCTGCTCCAAGGAGTCTCTGCCCTTCTGGAGATCCTCAAAGCAGAAGAGCTGGAAGGCGATCTCCTCACACGCATAATTCACCCCGCACTCAAACAGGCAGCCAAACAGGAGCGGCGCTGGCGCTTCCTGTAACACGGCCAGGTCCGAGTAACTACACGGCCCTTTGTACAGGAGACAGGGGTGTTCCCACTTGGCCTCATTCAATGGGGACCGGTTGAGGTAGATGCCCAGGTCGACCCGCTTGCATTTATCCATCGGGTGGGAGTACAGCAGCCATGACATGGTGCTTCTGCGGATGGTGGAGGGGGCGTTTTCATCGTTCAACAGGCAGGTCGTCTCGTAGGCTGGGGCGTCTGGCTCTTCCACGCCATCGGCCTCTAGAAGCCCTGCTGTCGGCGTGAAGCTCACCACGCTGCCCTGGCAGCCGTCAGGCGGCTCGCACAGCTCCTTGCATGAGGAGGGGCTCTCAAATGTCAGCCCCTGGTCTGTGCTGAGCGCCTCTGCCCGGCACCGGCAGAGGGTGCGGGCATTGCAGTACAACACGGGGTCACAGGCCTGGCACACCACCTCGGCCACCTGGCACTCCCCCGTCTTCATGTCTTTAATCAGCTCACCCTTGTGCCAGCGCTGCCCGCCGTCGTCACTATAAAAGACCAAGGCCCGGGGCAGGGTCCAGAAGGGCAGTGGCAGGCGGCAGCAGCGAGCGGTAATGTGGTAGGTATAAGCCGGGATCACCAGCCGCCCGGAGCTGAGCTGCACCCCGTGCCCCGGCCCCACCGCAAACGTGGCCCAGTCCTTCAAGTCTTCCCCAATCACCTGCTCCGTCAAGTCCGTTAACGAGCTCCAGGTCTGGCCGGCGTCTCCGCTGCAGACATAGCACAGCCGGGCGGCGTTCTTCCCGGTCCAgatctgccattgctctgtgacGTGCTTCCTCACGCAGATGAAGAACAGGAAAACAGTCTGACTCTTCCGCTCGTACACCGGGCAGGGGCTCATCGTGCGGTGACCCGGTAACACTGCGCTTGTCAAGGGCTCCCTGGGCCCCCActgcagcaggagagaggggaCGAGAACAGGTAGGTCAGAGGGGTAAGCAAGCGGGGCCCACTCATCATTATGATGACCAACCCGTACGGCCGGCTCAGAACCGGATGGGCCTTGGAGCTCACACTTCACCCCACCACCAGGGGGAGCTGTTGGgccctcagcacttctgaaaaccaagcAGGTGCTAAAACAGGGATCGAAGAGCCTCATTTTAGGCTCTTGGTTCTGCCGTCCCCTAAGGGAGCACGGGcggggctgcagcagctcccctcaCGGCTGCGCTGGCTTCTGCTTTAGTTGCTTGGCTCTGCTTTTCCTCCCTACGTGGATCCAGCCAGACACAAGCTGGCTGCAATTAGAGACAAGACACATGCCAATCACGCAGTCACTAGCTCTGTGGGAAAGGGACTGTCGCAATCCCAGCCAGATCCCCGGCCCGGCCTCCCTCTCCTGAGCTGCTCTCTCagacgtctacactgcatttggagtgagcctcccagcccagggcggCAGTATGGTTGCCAGGTTTCCTCCCCCATCATAGTCCTTAGGGGTgcgatcctgcaaggtgctgagcagtcTCAACTCCCTCTGGACTTCAAAAGGCAGGTAAAGGCCCCCGGCACCTCATCGGAGCGCCCTGCCCCTCACAGGAGCTAGCCCTGTGCCAGTATCATTAGCTACTGGGGGGTGCATAGCCTGGAGTGCAGGTATCCAGGGAGAGGCAGAACCCCGGGAAGAGCTAATGCTGAGACACTCGGGCAGAGAGCGGGCACTAAGCAAGGGGGGTCTGCAGGGAAACAATGCGCAAGGAATTACCTCGACCGAAGTCCCTGTCTTCCGACCTCGTCTCAGCACCAGGTACTCAGCGTCCTCGTCCCTGGCAGAGGAGCGCTTCTCTGCGAACGCCAGGAGCGTGTCTGTGGGGATATACAGCAGTGCAGGGACCCGATAGGTGACCCCACTCCGTGGATCCTGGTGGAAGAGAGTCACCTTCCCAGAGCTCATCGAAGCCTTGATCATGATGTCTCGACGTACCAGAGACCTCAGCTGGGAGAGAAAAGGGATCAAGGGGGTTAAAACAATACTAGTTACGGAGCTTCTCTCAGCCACAGAGCTGCACCCACCTGCTCAGACAGGAAACGTACTGGGCTCCTCAGACAGAACAAGTAATAACCCTGAGCCGTAAAGGTCGGAGTGTATTAGCTGCGTGCTGCAGAGCTCAGCCATACGTGGTTACAGCCCACCTCCAGCTATGCACATCCTTATTTCAGTTTCCTTTTGCTGCTATTTCTTTTGCTCCCAACTCCCCAAAATGGACTTTGTTTCCTCCATGCTCTGCCGCTGCCGCCCAGAGTTTCCCCGCACACTTCAAAGGGAGATGGGGCAATTTAAGCCCCACATTGAGGTTTTGTAGATAACGACGGGAGAAATGCGATCACgacatttttaattaaagtgtCAGTGAAAAACTTTGGCCTCTCTTTCAAACACCTCCACGAACAACAGCTcggagggagggagtgcagagccaggaagggaaagaaacagaaagaGAAGCCCCCAGGGATCAACCTAGATTAGAGGAGGGACATTTTACCtttgttaaaaaaagaacaaatgctGGCCACAGCGAAACATGGATGAAGGCAGGATGGCCCTGTGGTTAAGCCACAAGTCAGGTGATCTGGcttctctccccatctctgccaTAGACTCACTGCATCAGGCAACCAGCTCAGGGACCAATGCTGCAAGGGGCTCAGCACAGACTtagctcctactgatttcaatgagagcaggatccagccctgatcagcagggggtggggccaggacactgagttagggccaaattctgctcagttacGCCAGAGGAATTTCTGGCTCTGGGTTTACACCAGCGTCACAGAGATCAGAACCCGGCCCCCACTGTCTCCAAGTGACAAACAGGCACCTTCCTCCAAACCCAGACTTTCCCAGCACCAGCCCAGGGCAGCAATTTACCATCAGCCGGTGCctgtcctgctggaggggatCCCCGCAGCGCTGTCTCCAATGCAGACCGGCTCTGGCCTCTCCCTCCTGGCCCGGCTTTCTGTTCTTTCCAGCAGGGAATGGGACAAACTAGACCAGGGAGCCTAGAAACAGCAAGAGAAGTGAGAGGAGAAGCTCTAACCCTGGCAGGATTCAAGCCCTACTGAGCCGAGCCAAGCGcaccccacccctgcagacaCTGCTTCATCCAAGATTACTGCTAAAGAGACGTGCTGCAGCGCCCCACCTCAAAAAGGCCTACACACTGCCCCCAATCATGGCGAGTCCCCCCAACAGACCTGGCCCCCTACCCACCCATTGCGCCGAGTCCCCCCCCTCCACCATCAGACATACTCCCGCCAACCCCCATTGTACCAagttccctgcagccccatcaaacctgccacccccattgcgccgagtcccccccaccccatcagacCTGCTCCCGCCATCCCCCACAGTATCAAGTTCccctgtagtaagatgaggccctgaaacataaacccttggtatcggaggcccggtatgaggcctgaggcctgaactaaagtaatggtcaagactttgctaacgtagtgcaaagttaagctgtgaggcaggccctgctcacagaagttggcaaggagaAGGCTGCTAATTGCACGCATACACATATCTAAAAGGTATCAAGTACTAATAGGATGAACATGTGccaggatggcaccagaacaTTCTGGTACGAACACATTCCACAGAGATAATGGGGAACAGGCTGACCCAgcctaaagacagggtcaaaaggataatatgatggaTAAAGTTgtttgttcaaaccaacatgtactaggagagaggcagcaccctaatgcgtagaggggttgtacctcaatgcgtcaggagtgatgtgtaacctGTTTGTACCTGtttataagaatgcatccctggggtggtgactttgtctggcctagggggcagtggagtgtcccgccactgtctgagccggtccattgtcagggagcataTCTGTATTAGCAGAACTATAGACATCTGATCCAGGGAGCTAAAGACTGTGTTtcgtttggcaataaacctggctgggggCCTTtgtaccttatcggagtctgtggtcattgggggttcgctcgaggtctgctgtgccagtgatctgcgcagagccgggacagcacacagagggaacacacccACACAGCCgacttatcaacattgaagagAGCACAGCACCACACAAGTGATGTCTGACAacacccctcagccccatcaaAGCTGCCCACCCCCATCCTCACAATGTGCTGAGTCCCTCCCGGTCCCTcagacctgccccccccaccctatTGCGCCtagtcccctccacccccatcagaCCTACTCTGCCACCCCCATTGCGCCgagtcccccccccgccccatctgaCCTGCCCCCCGCCAACCCCCTATTGCGCCaagtcccctccacccccatcagaTCTGCCCCCTCAACCCCCTTTGTGCCAAGTCACCTCCGCCCCATCagaccttccccgcccccccattgcGCCAAGACCCCTCCACCCCATCAGACCTGCCCCCAACTCCTCCATTGTACcgagtcccccccgcccccatctgacCTGCCCCCGCCGCCCCTCACCGCAGACTCTGCTCTGCACtcacggctccaggcaccagcacagcaagcagctgcttggggtggccaatggaaaggggcggcacattcggctcttcggcggcggatcccttggacctgccgccaaattgctgccgaaaaATGAAgcagcagcggtagagctgctgccgaagtgccgccgattggagctttttttatttttatttttatgttttttttggcgccgcttggggcggcaaaaatgctggagccggccctgccactgggagcAGCAGGACCCGCACACCCCCtaattggaatcgacatgagcaatcACGCAAAGAAGAagaatcacttccctcgatctgctggcaatgctcctattaatgcagcccaaaatgccattagccttcttggcaacaagagcacattcctgactcatatccagcttctcgtccactgtaatccccaggtccttttctgcagaactgctgcttagccagtctgtccccagcctgtagcagtgcatgggattcttctgtcctaagtgcaggactctgcacttgtccttgttgaacctcatcagatttcttttggcccaatcctctttCGGCCATGGCCTGCGCAGTGGCACAGGCCAGTGCAGTGGCCATTTTGGACCCCATGGTATACCACCAGGCCCAGGGTTCCCAGTCCAAGGCCTCACGCTAAGTGGCGTCCTAGCCTACGGTGCCAGAGGCAGCAGCCAATCGTCCCACCCCTAGGAGTGCAGAGGAGTCGGCGGTCGCACCACCTCTTCCGGAACTCACCCCAGTTCCTGAGCCAAACCAAGAGGGTGTGGTGGACCCAGTTCCTCCACTAGCGTCCTCGTCATCCTCCCCGGACAAGGCAATGGCAGGCACCTCCGGCTCGGGACCGCTCCCTATAAATAGCCGTGCCCACCAGGAACTCCTGCGCAGAGTGGCACGGAATATGAACCTGCAGGCTGAGGAGATGATAGAGCCGAAGGACCCTATGGTGGACATCCTGGCACCAGAAGGACCATCCAAGGTCACTCTATCCCTCATCAAAACTATACAAGCCAATGCAAAGACCATTtggcagaccccagcctccatccctcccaccacTAAGGGTTGGAAAGGAAGTACTTCGTGCCCCCAAAGGGGTTTGAATACCTGTTCACACACCCACAGCCTTGCTCGCTGGTAGTGACAGCAGtaaaggagagggagaggagaggcaggGTCAGCAAGCCCCCGTGCCTAAATCTAAGGACACCAAGTGCCTGAATTCATTCAAATGCAAAGTTTACTCCATGGGGGGCTTGCAACTGAGGATTGCCAAGCAACAGGCAATCCTGAGCAGGTacctttaactcctggaactcaatGCTGAAGTTTAGCGAGCGGGAGAAGTTTGGGGCAATTGTCGAGGAGGGCAATGTTAGGTCAACGAATAAAATatggaaaggctgcagggaaccCCCCAACAAAAATACAGGTCCACAGTCCTTTACTGTGA
This genomic window contains:
- the LOC135980914 gene encoding sialidase-3-like isoform X1 — encoded protein: MLRSLVRRDIMIKASMSSGKVTLFHQDPRSGVTYRVPALLYIPTDTLLAFAEKRSSARDEDAEYLVLRRGRKTGTSVEWGPREPLTSAVLPGHRTMSPCPVYERKSQTVFLFFICVRKHVTEQWQIWTGKNAARLCYVCSGDAGQTWSSLTDLTEQVIGEDLKDWATFAVGPGHGVQLSSGRLVIPAYTYHITARCCRLPLPFWTLPRALVFYSDDGGQRWHKGELIKDMKTGECQVAEVVCQACDPVLYCNARTLCRCRAEALSTDQGLTFESPSSCKELCEPPDGCQGSVVSFTPTAGLLEADGVEEPDAPAYETTCLLNDENAPSTIRRSTMSWLLYSHPMDKCKRVDLGIYLNRSPLNEAKWEHPCLLYKGPCSYSDLAVLQEAPAPLLFGCLFECGVNYACEEIAFQLFCFEDLQKGRDSLEQQPKAKLKSV
- the LOC135980914 gene encoding sialidase-3-like isoform X2 → MIKASMSSGKVTLFHQDPRSGVTYRVPALLYIPTDTLLAFAEKRSSARDEDAEYLVLRRGRKTGTSVEWGPREPLTSAVLPGHRTMSPCPVYERKSQTVFLFFICVRKHVTEQWQIWTGKNAARLCYVCSGDAGQTWSSLTDLTEQVIGEDLKDWATFAVGPGHGVQLSSGRLVIPAYTYHITARCCRLPLPFWTLPRALVFYSDDGGQRWHKGELIKDMKTGECQVAEVVCQACDPVLYCNARTLCRCRAEALSTDQGLTFESPSSCKELCEPPDGCQGSVVSFTPTAGLLEADGVEEPDAPAYETTCLLNDENAPSTIRRSTMSWLLYSHPMDKCKRVDLGIYLNRSPLNEAKWEHPCLLYKGPCSYSDLAVLQEAPAPLLFGCLFECGVNYACEEIAFQLFCFEDLQKGRDSLEQQPKAKLKSV